A section of the Bryobacteraceae bacterium genome encodes:
- a CDS encoding molybdopterin containing oxidoreductase, giving the protein MGLIRHSVCALDCPDACAIVVETEGERAVRLRGDPAHPVTQGFLCAKVTRYLEREYHPERLLYPVRRTGGKGEGRFERISWDDALDFMAAKLKSVAADFGPEAVLPYSYGGTLGFLQGSSMDRRFFHRLGASRLERTICAAAGGAGLMEAYGRRLGTPPEDFVHARLILAWGANILTTNVHLWPFVVEARRRGARLIVVDPVRTKTAALADWHLAPYPGSDLALALGLMHVLYAEGLARKLEGDESLRRRAAAYPPERVAAFTGIAADDIRRLAREYGTVRPAVIRLNYGVQRSERGGRAVHAISLLPAITGAWDERGGGLLLTTSGAFEVNRQALERPDLGPPARTVNMVRLGEALTRLDSPPVKALVVYNSNPAAVCPNQRAVVEGLRREDLFTVVIDHFITDTARFADLVLPATTFLEHTDLYFAYGHYYLQLARPAVPPPGECRPNTAIFRELSQRMGFADPCFEDSDDDMIRQALRTDSPYLRGITLERLERERFVRLNVPDRPLAGVRANLDGDALDYTPPAESRLGAEFDARFPLELVSSKSHDGLNSSFGMLPRVEEETSVLEIHPEDAAARGIHDGMEVEVYNARGAVRLRARVGAHVRPGVVRAPATRWPGRAPGGVNVNVLISDRLTDIGGGPCFYNCLVEVRPCAEA; this is encoded by the coding sequence ATGGGTTTGATCCGCCATTCGGTGTGCGCGCTCGACTGCCCGGACGCCTGTGCAATCGTCGTCGAGACCGAAGGCGAGCGGGCGGTGCGGCTCCGCGGCGACCCGGCGCATCCGGTCACGCAGGGTTTTCTGTGCGCCAAGGTGACGCGGTATCTCGAACGCGAGTACCACCCCGAGCGGCTTCTGTATCCGGTACGGCGCACCGGCGGGAAAGGCGAGGGCCGTTTTGAGCGAATCTCGTGGGATGATGCGCTGGATTTCATGGCGGCGAAGCTGAAATCGGTCGCCGCCGATTTTGGGCCGGAGGCGGTGCTCCCTTACAGCTACGGCGGGACGCTGGGATTTCTTCAGGGCTCGTCGATGGACCGCCGTTTCTTTCACCGGCTGGGGGCTTCGCGGCTGGAGCGAACCATCTGCGCCGCCGCCGGTGGCGCGGGCCTGATGGAAGCCTATGGCCGCCGGCTGGGGACGCCGCCAGAGGATTTCGTGCATGCGCGCCTGATCCTCGCCTGGGGCGCGAACATTTTGACGACGAATGTCCACCTCTGGCCGTTTGTGGTGGAGGCGCGGCGGCGGGGCGCGCGGCTGATTGTCGTCGACCCGGTGCGCACGAAGACGGCGGCGCTGGCCGACTGGCACCTGGCTCCGTATCCGGGCTCGGACCTGGCGCTGGCGCTGGGCCTGATGCACGTGCTGTATGCCGAGGGTCTGGCAAGGAAGCTGGAGGGCGACGAATCTTTGCGGAGGCGCGCGGCCGCTTATCCGCCAGAGCGTGTGGCGGCGTTCACCGGCATTGCGGCGGACGACATTCGCCGGCTGGCGCGCGAGTATGGAACGGTGCGGCCGGCGGTGATCCGTCTGAACTATGGCGTGCAGCGCAGTGAGCGTGGGGGGCGCGCGGTGCACGCCATCAGCCTGCTGCCGGCCATCACCGGCGCCTGGGACGAGCGCGGGGGCGGGCTGCTGTTGACCACGAGCGGCGCGTTTGAGGTCAACCGGCAGGCGCTGGAACGCCCCGATCTTGGGCCGCCGGCGCGAACGGTCAACATGGTGCGGCTGGGCGAGGCGCTCACGCGGCTGGATTCGCCGCCGGTGAAGGCGCTGGTGGTATACAACTCCAACCCGGCGGCCGTGTGCCCCAACCAGCGCGCCGTAGTCGAGGGACTGCGCCGGGAAGACCTGTTCACGGTGGTGATCGATCACTTCATCACCGATACGGCGCGGTTTGCCGATCTGGTGCTTCCGGCGACCACGTTTCTCGAACACACGGACCTGTATTTCGCCTACGGCCACTACTATCTGCAACTGGCGCGGCCGGCCGTGCCGCCGCCGGGCGAATGCCGCCCGAACACGGCCATCTTTCGCGAGCTGTCGCAGCGCATGGGCTTTGCCGATCCCTGCTTTGAGGACAGCGACGACGACATGATCCGCCAGGCGCTCAGGACGGACTCGCCTTACCTGCGCGGCATCACGCTGGAGCGTCTGGAACGCGAGCGGTTCGTTCGCCTGAACGTCCCGGATCGGCCGCTGGCCGGCGTGCGGGCGAACCTCGATGGAGACGCACTGGACTATACGCCGCCGGCCGAAAGCCGCCTGGGTGCGGAATTCGACGCGCGGTTTCCGCTCGAACTCGTCAGCTCGAAGTCCCATGATGGACTGAATTCGAGCTTTGGCATGTTGCCGCGGGTGGAGGAAGAAACCAGCGTGCTGGAGATTCACCCGGAGGACGCAGCGGCGCGGGGGATTCACGACGGAATGGAGGTGGAGGTTTACAACGCCCGTGGCGCGGTGCGTCTGCGGGCGCGCGTCGGGGCGCATGTGCGGCCGGGCGTCGTGCGTGCTCCTGCCACGCGCTGGCCGGGCCGGGCCCCGGGGGGCGTGAACGTGAATGTGCTGATCAGCGACCGGCTGACCGACATCGGCGGCGGACCATGCTTCTATAACTGCCTGGTCGAGGTGCGCCCATGCGCGGAGGCCTGA
- the nudG gene encoding CTP pyrophosphohydrolase → MPRSILVVAGVLEREGRFLIGQRLATDRHALKWEFPGGKVEPGESPKEALRRELREELGIEADIGPEIARYEQRVTGRPPLVLLFHRVEHFEGEPQPRTFQQIVWERAEELPRYDFLDGDIDFIRRLARRRLPLLGRKKE, encoded by the coding sequence ATGCCCCGATCGATTCTCGTTGTCGCCGGTGTCCTTGAACGCGAAGGCCGCTTCCTGATCGGACAGCGGCTGGCCACGGACCGCCATGCGCTGAAGTGGGAATTTCCCGGTGGGAAGGTCGAGCCGGGTGAGTCTCCCAAGGAAGCCCTGAGGCGCGAACTGCGGGAGGAGCTGGGCATCGAGGCCGACATTGGCCCGGAGATTGCGCGCTATGAGCAGCGCGTCACCGGGCGGCCGCCGCTGGTGCTGTTGTTCCATCGCGTGGAGCACTTCGAAGGCGAACCGCAGCCACGCACGTTCCAGCAGATCGTCTGGGAGCGCGCCGAAGAACTGCCGCGCTATGACTTTCTGGACGGCGACATTGACTTCATCCGCCGCCTGGCGCGGCGCCGACTGCCGCTGCTCGGCAGAAAGAAAGAGTAG
- a CDS encoding DNA-directed DNA polymerase: MTLAALHCHSWYSLLDGTMSPEQAAEAAHASGMAAAALTDRDTLAGAVRFYKRARQLGVHPVIGAEVTLAGGGSLVLLVENARGYENLCRLLTEAALRECESADLNNGYPEKLPVQLSSQANGSTSPRRLNPAGIAVDQLARYQEGLICLAGARSPVGQALRRGRAGEEELRALHATYGKNLALEINPHNEDSLRLARFLVELARRRRVPLAAAVDVHYLEPQEWLKYDILQSMRTLTLLGQSHPEKLPPGRYHWHSPDDIARHFGGLPQALQNTLRIAERCQFDFTLGDIRFPQFPCDNPVQLLRAKVQAGLARRYGPSPAAHVLERLQRELAIIEEVGYAGYFLVFADLVEWCASRGIDTLARGSAAGSLVCYLLGISNVCPFRFGLCFERFLNRERMQFSKLADIDLDLPWDRRDEVVEHVFEKYGREHAALIGAVHTFQGRSAVAEIAKVYGIPEREARRFTEHLPRHHGDALEAVLETPECRHLPWNEEPYATILRIAGELDGIPRHFAMHPCGLVLSADPLASRMPLFVSSKGWLTTHYDMEDVEELGLLKMDLLGQAGLTVLRETLENIAANHKEKPDLSRLDWNDAATWETIATGNARGVFHIESPAMTSLLVMTNCRDIDTLTAVESIIRPGAANEGKKTAFARRRQGLEPVEYAHPSLEPLLADTCGLMAFEEHILLVANGFAGMSWGRADLLRRALVKNRDAALIEQLGEEFRRSALAVGRTPAEIDRVWQMVSEFRGYMFNKAHSAAYAVEAYAGAWLKTRYPLEFLAAVLSSRRGFYAPIVYVLEALRLGAEFLPPDIHLSDPRRFTVHGRQIRLPLDQVRGLTQATLERIIERRPFRDPADFYRRAEPARTEWLALLKAGALDAFGEPCGGLFWRLQRLEAYGWRGRLVEAEPPPAFEPTEENRARWEAEVLGFPVSLHPLALWAGHVDWRAYLPAAELWRRQQDFYGKAIRVAGLIVADRRHPASNGVMKFVTLADWTGFLEAALFADVYRDYGHWTVQPVIGLEAIVEPFDNRCGFTLRALRVLPQPTRQSAFSEPRVQGV, encoded by the coding sequence ATGACTCTGGCTGCGCTCCACTGCCATAGCTGGTACTCTCTGCTGGATGGCACCATGAGCCCCGAACAGGCAGCCGAGGCCGCGCACGCCTCCGGCATGGCCGCCGCGGCGCTCACGGATCGGGACACCCTGGCCGGGGCCGTCCGCTTCTACAAGCGTGCCCGGCAGCTCGGCGTTCACCCAGTGATCGGGGCCGAGGTCACCCTGGCCGGGGGTGGCTCGCTTGTCCTGCTGGTCGAGAACGCCCGCGGCTATGAGAACCTCTGCCGCCTGCTCACCGAGGCCGCCCTGCGTGAATGTGAAAGTGCTGATCTGAACAATGGATATCCAGAAAAACTTCCAGTACAACTGAGCTCTCAAGCCAATGGCTCCACCAGCCCCCGAAGGCTCAATCCCGCCGGCATTGCCGTCGATCAGCTTGCCCGCTACCAGGAGGGGCTGATCTGCCTGGCCGGCGCACGCAGTCCCGTCGGGCAGGCGCTTCGGCGCGGGCGCGCCGGCGAGGAGGAACTCCGCGCTCTTCATGCGACTTACGGGAAAAACCTCGCCCTGGAGATCAACCCTCACAACGAGGACTCCCTGCGGCTTGCCCGCTTTCTTGTCGAGCTGGCGCGGCGCCGCCGCGTTCCGCTGGCGGCGGCTGTCGATGTCCACTATCTCGAGCCGCAGGAATGGCTCAAGTACGACATTCTCCAGTCCATGAGGACCCTTACGCTGCTTGGTCAGAGCCACCCGGAGAAGCTCCCGCCAGGCCGCTACCACTGGCACTCACCCGACGACATCGCCCGTCACTTTGGTGGACTTCCGCAGGCGCTCCAGAACACGCTCCGCATTGCCGAGCGCTGCCAGTTCGACTTTACCCTTGGCGACATCCGCTTCCCTCAGTTCCCCTGTGACAACCCCGTCCAGCTTCTGCGAGCGAAGGTCCAGGCCGGGCTTGCGCGCCGCTATGGCCCGTCGCCGGCCGCGCATGTACTCGAGCGGCTCCAGCGCGAGCTGGCCATCATTGAGGAGGTCGGCTATGCCGGCTACTTTCTCGTCTTTGCCGACCTGGTGGAGTGGTGCGCCTCGCGCGGCATTGACACGCTGGCGCGCGGCTCCGCCGCCGGCAGCCTGGTCTGCTACCTGCTTGGCATCAGCAATGTCTGCCCGTTCCGCTTCGGCCTTTGCTTTGAAAGGTTTCTGAACCGGGAGCGAATGCAGTTTTCGAAGCTGGCCGACATTGACCTCGACCTGCCCTGGGATCGCCGCGACGAAGTCGTCGAACATGTCTTTGAAAAGTACGGCCGCGAACACGCCGCGCTGATCGGCGCCGTCCATACCTTCCAGGGCCGCTCCGCGGTGGCTGAGATCGCCAAGGTCTATGGCATCCCCGAGCGGGAGGCCCGCCGCTTTACCGAGCACCTCCCCCGCCATCACGGGGATGCCCTGGAAGCGGTGCTCGAAACACCCGAATGCCGCCATCTGCCCTGGAACGAAGAGCCCTACGCCACCATCCTTCGCATCGCCGGCGAGCTTGACGGCATTCCCCGCCACTTTGCCATGCACCCCTGCGGACTCGTGCTCAGTGCGGACCCGCTCGCCTCCCGGATGCCCCTTTTTGTCTCCTCCAAGGGGTGGCTCACCACCCATTACGACATGGAAGACGTCGAGGAGCTCGGCCTGCTGAAGATGGATCTGCTCGGCCAAGCCGGCCTCACCGTCCTTCGGGAAACGCTTGAAAACATCGCTGCCAACCACAAAGAAAAGCCGGATCTGTCCCGGCTGGACTGGAACGACGCCGCCACCTGGGAGACCATCGCCACCGGCAACGCCCGCGGCGTTTTTCACATCGAGTCCCCCGCCATGACCAGTCTGCTGGTGATGACCAACTGCCGCGACATCGACACACTCACCGCCGTCGAATCCATCATCCGTCCCGGCGCCGCCAACGAGGGCAAGAAGACGGCCTTTGCCCGCCGCCGCCAGGGGCTCGAGCCGGTCGAATACGCTCATCCGTCACTGGAGCCTTTGCTGGCAGACACTTGTGGGCTGATGGCTTTTGAAGAGCACATCCTGCTGGTCGCCAACGGCTTTGCCGGCATGAGCTGGGGCCGCGCCGATCTGCTGCGCCGCGCCCTCGTCAAGAACCGCGACGCGGCCCTGATCGAACAGCTCGGCGAAGAGTTCCGCCGCTCCGCTCTCGCTGTCGGCCGCACGCCCGCCGAGATCGACCGCGTCTGGCAGATGGTGAGCGAATTCCGCGGCTACATGTTCAACAAGGCCCATTCAGCGGCCTATGCCGTCGAGGCCTACGCCGGGGCCTGGCTCAAGACCCGCTACCCGCTCGAATTTCTGGCCGCCGTGCTCAGCTCCCGGCGGGGCTTCTATGCGCCCATCGTCTATGTGCTGGAAGCGCTCCGGCTGGGGGCGGAGTTTCTGCCGCCGGACATCCACCTCTCCGATCCCCGCCGCTTCACCGTGCACGGCCGTCAGATCCGCCTTCCGCTGGACCAGGTCCGCGGCCTCACCCAGGCCACGCTCGAGCGCATCATCGAGCGCCGTCCCTTCCGCGACCCGGCCGATTTTTACCGCCGCGCCGAACCGGCCCGCACCGAGTGGCTCGCCCTGCTGAAGGCCGGCGCGCTGGACGCCTTTGGCGAGCCCTGCGGGGGCCTGTTCTGGCGTCTCCAGCGGCTTGAGGCCTACGGCTGGCGCGGCCGGCTGGTTGAAGCCGAACCTCCGCCCGCCTTCGAGCCCACGGAGGAGAACCGCGCCCGCTGGGAGGCCGAGGTTCTCGGCTTCCCGGTGAGCCTCCACCCGCTGGCCCTGTGGGCCGGACATGTGGACTGGCGCGCTTACCTCCCGGCCGCCGAACTTTGGCGCCGCCAGCAGGACTTCTACGGCAAGGCGATCCGTGTGGCTGGTCTCATCGTGGCCGACCGCCGCCACCCTGCCTCCAACGGCGTCATGAAATTCGTGACCCTCGCCGACTGGACCGGCTTCCTCGAGGCCGCCCTGTTTGCTGACGTCTACCGCGACTACGGTCACTGGACCGTCCAGCCCGTCATTGGCCTTGAAGCCATCGTCGAGCCCTTCGACAACCGCTGCGGCTTCACCCTCCGCGCTCTCCGGGTTCTCCCCCAGCCGACCCGGCAGAGCGCCTTTTCAGAGCCGCGCGTGCAAGGCGTCTGA